Part of the Hevea brasiliensis isolate MT/VB/25A 57/8 chromosome 16, ASM3005281v1, whole genome shotgun sequence genome is shown below.
CTTGTACTTGTGTGCCCAGAAAAGTAAAATTATGCTTTGGTGTAACTGGAAGAACTTGAAAAGCACAGCATCTGAAGTATATAACATAAATGATACCTTCATAATCACAACAGACAGCAACTCTTCTTCAGAAAACTCAGACCGTGTTTGGACCTGCCATTAATATGGCACAAATTAATCACATTGCAAAACTCTTTGAAAATTTCCCCCAAACATATTATTTGGTCACAAAGAACACCTTACCTTATTGCTTCGAAGGTTGCAAACTGAAAGAGTCCCATCACCACTATAACATGCAAAAGAGAACTTCTTAGAGTTTCACCTTGAATTACAACAaggtgaaaaaagaaaaaagtgcaGTAGAAAATTAAAAAAGCCAGCACAATTGCCACAGGCCCACAGCCCCTCAAAGAATTGTGAAACTCATAAATCTTGCTCATTCAAATCTCCATATTCTCCCTGTGAATGTTATTCTACCATTATACATACTTTATTCTCACCAAACAAGAATTGCTTCTGAGTTCTGAatgtgactttttttttttaaccaaatCAACTAGAATCTGGCACCCAAAAAATCAAAAGAACAGTCCTATTACCAAATACCTCCCATTGAAAAATCAAAACTCTTCAAACTCTCTCTGTGGTCAAAGGACAACGCTTATCTTTGTATAAATTTTCTAAATTAAACCATAAAATGAAGCTTCACTCTTGTAATGAGCCCATCACTATTTtcaattctaattaaattttctATTTATGGAATTGTACCAATGGATTGGCAATTTTTCTGGCttttaattgtcaaataaaatatgCATATAGTATAAATTCTTGCTATGACACCAAATCCTCTCAGCATCTTAAAGGCACTAGAAGATAACAAAACATCTTTATAGCATTAAAAGAGTAAATTGTTTGTAGTGCTGAAAATACCTCGTCCCTAGGAGTTTCATGGAATCAGAGGCAAAAGTCATATCTGAAACATAGTCTTCATGGGCATTAAAAGAATTACAACAAGACCGTTGCCTGGTATCCCACACCTGcaataaagaaaaaatattttcaaGGTAATTGAGGATACTTACTGCTAAAGGCATAGCTTAAAGAGAAGTTTTTTGGgtaggaggggggggggggtgttgggCTGTgggaattttattaaaaaaaatgaaaagaaagaaacaaatatatatatatatatatatatatatatatatatatatatagcgacCTTAATACATCCTTGATCATCCCCAGTTGCAATGGTTGACTCATTGAGGTTGATCAAACTAAAAATGGCATCCCTGCACAACAATACGTTAGCATACAATAACAGGAGAAAAAGTAAAGCTTAAGATATGGGAAACATAAACATAAGCCTACTCATGAGCGTTTTCAACACGAGCAATCGGCGATCCAGTTTCTACATCCGTTGCTAGAATTGAGCGATCACTTGAAGCAGTCAAAATTGCTGAACAAAAGCACAGAGTCAGAAAACACATTTAACACTACCAGCAACCACAACagctttaaaataattttttaaaaaacgaaatgaaaaaaaataattaaataaagccACATGGTGTTATAGTAAACAAAAGAATGCGATACCCTGTCCACCGTTTATGAACCGAACGGCTCTACAGGAGTCATCATGCGCTTGCACCTCCAATAACCTTCAATAAAAGCTTCCAAATTTAGGCATGTTTTGATTGGAACGCAGGTGGGTAAGCGGGAGAAGGAAGAAAAATGAATTAGAAATACCTCTTTTGTGACGAGAAATCAGCAGTATACCGATATCTGTGAGAGAATAAATTGAAATAGATATGAACAAACGCAAGGAAACTAATTTGGAAGAAGTGATAGAAGGAAAAAGGGAAGACTAACAGGTGAAGATGGCCAGTGATGAGAGCAGCAGCCACCATATGATCCTGAGGATGGAAATCCATGCCAAAGGGAATTTTCCCTAAATCTATCTCCATTTCGCTTGCCTCGTCTTCTCTTCTGTTGTGTATTTTCTTTTGTGTTACGTATTCTGCTACCAAAGCTCCAAAACCCTTCTTCAATGGCGACTGGCTACGCAGTAAGCTGCAATTTTTAGCGGGTGTTTTCTGTTTATATAGCAGAAGGAGTTAAGGGGgaattagggctgccgaattggtTTTGGGACCGAACCGGACTAGCCAGGACCGCTATGCTTCAGTGAAATCGGATTCAAACTATTTGATTGAGCTATCGATCGGGTTTGATTTAAATTGGaaagatttaaaaaataaattaaaatagttgaaaatataataaatttgatatatagattttttattaattataatataataatttgtttatataattaattataatataattaaaataaattgataaaaataattaagaaaatattttaattaataattaaaaaatactttttaaataaaaagaataaaataatttgattggtatgattttaattttaattttaatttatgtataatttaATCTGATTCGATTAAACTTCACTTTAGTAAAGAAGttagttaaaatatttaattttatatgaaaattaacCTTTAATTGAGTTCTTTAAGTAAAacgttaaataaaataattaaaatagaaattaacttaattttaagaaaatatattttaattaaaaaataaaattaaaaaaaatatgatgTTAATTGTATTAGAAAAACAAtacttttcaataaaaaaaaaagtgacttctagatttatataaattatattttcactgataatatttgaaaaaaaaaatatatagaaagGTATCATGACTGTGTGCTTATTAATGATCTCTCCTAGCCAAATAAATTTCATCAAACATGATTGAATTTAAGAGCATATAACATCGACATGCttgaattttactttaatttaattaacaataaaacttttattacttgttattatctttaatttaacagttaaatataacaaatactgttattattaattaataattaataattgataaTAACTTACTTATATTAAATatctaataaaattataattgattattattattgatgTGTAAAATGATACatgttaaaataaatatataattattaatttattatattataccatttatttattattaaaacatgtaaataaaaaaataattttaaaactagAATTATAAAATGATGCAATATTTAGGCCCAActtattttgtgaaaaatatttttttgaaaacaTGTTTCTAGCATTTGAAGCACTAAAAAAAAAGTtagtaaaaatattttttcaatcaaaagaaaaattaaactatttttaaggaaaataatttttactttttaaaaattttgatatccttattaaaatatgaaaatatttatatatatatataatataaatatatattatttaatttaatattttaattaaataataaaaaatatttatataataaatatttttaaataatttttataaaagaaatattaaatacaaATTCATTTTTACGAAATAAACAGAAGAAGAATAATTGCATTTAAGTATTCCTATTTATTAGATGTAGTAATTGaagttgtcacgacccaacctatgggccggaccaacactaggacctaggccagcctaaagcccccgaggcccgtagtaagcctactaTTCATTAGCCCAACTCTAAggtccatttgggcccaatttcaaaaaatcaatcggacagagtccgaccataaaatggacctaccaacgggaagtttttgactcacccgacctgtaaacacagtaaatactcaattggggagctcagctcaccctccacatactcatcagcataaaaataaatgggagctcaggtccctcatccaatccatcaaacatgcatagaatattaagtttataggtccaaaataataatttagtttacagacccatatcaaataaacattcataacacatgcggaaattctgagatttaacaagtttatacaaacattaataatcgacctgcgaggaaaaaagcaggttaacctcaaaaatatcctcctgtggcctggaagaATATTGAACAggggtgagcgttcgactcatagagtaaaacaccaattttaaccataatctctataactatctaaaactaatgcaacctgtaaagtgaaatgcaacatcagcaacaaattcacatcataacagcaaaaaggtaatttggagcactcacccacccagcaatatcaatcatatatgtatgggagctgatcccctatacagctctcttaattccaactgtgccagcgaagaactcagctcggactttcacttaataaccaaatcggggtcccagcgaagaactcaagccgtgtttaccccgaatgaccgagtcccagcgaagatctcaagccgtgtctacccgtcctatccatagtccacaccacatcacacgcacgctaacgcacgcacactgctccaaattaccacaacaacatacatggcactttcacagttatgaatgcaacataaatcgtgcataaagtttatctacatagatatatgcatataagtgatgcatgtgcatgcttgaacatataataatagtgaaattacaattaaaattaatattttactcacatactTGACAACGGACACTGGGGCGGCtggacggaggaagaaggctgtcccggctcacctgacaattacattacaattatttaatacaaatgactcaatacaaatcaagaaaagaccaaatacgtcctaagtcgtgctgaaaatccggcagtcTCCCCTATActcaggacctacccaacctgcaaaagggctcaaaacacacttttatattcacaactcatatatccacaattcaatcacatcacacagcccctcctgggcccatcaaatcagtcatccattacaatatgtaaaatttcaatttagtccttataattgatcatttttgcaaaaactacccaaacaagctctaaaaattctaaaactttgccccgctgtccttagcaatattactaggctattgcaaaaagaatcataattttctgagctaccacgaatattttatgaatttttaatcctatttaagcactagaaaattacgaaaaagcaaggttcgggtttacctttgccgattccgacttcgggaacgcgctcaggatgtctgacaatggggggtagctaaaacctcggtccaattcggagactttttcggtaacgg
Proteins encoded:
- the LOC110669853 gene encoding WD repeat-containing protein 55; this encodes MEIDLGKIPFGMDFHPQDHMVAAALITGHLHLYRYTADFSSQKRLLEVQAHDDSCRAVRFINGGQAILTASSDRSILATDVETGSPIARVENAHEDAIFSLINLNESTIATGDDQGCIKVWDTRQRSCCNSFNAHEDYVSDMTFASDSMKLLGTSGDGTLSVCNLRSNKVQTRSEFSEEELLSVVIMKNGRKVICGSQNGTLLLYSWGFFKDCSDRFVGLSPNSVDALLKLDEDRVVTGSENGLISLVGILPNRIIQPLAEHSEYPIERLAFSHDRKFLGSISHDQMLKLWDLDDLLQNSGDTQKDQDDVTDSDSDEMDVDINPPSSKKGSKKKKGQSNSSASNFFAEL